The sequence GAACTCGACGCTCTCAACGATAAAAAAGGAACCGCTACGAACGCAATGTGTATGTTTCTGGCAATCAACACCGCCGGATTAACGTTGATACCTGCTACGGCAATTGCCGTTAGGGCGGCAGCCGGCAGCAATGAACCCGCAATTATTATCGGCACATCTTTTTTCGGGGCTCTATGCGCTACTATTGCTGGCATTACTACGGCAAAAGTTTTCGAGTACGTATCAAAAGGCAATGCGGATTTAAAATCGTTTATTAAACCGCTCTTCTTCTTTTTGCTTTTGATCGGGATGACGGTAATTCTATTTTTAAACGGACTTTCGCCAGAAGCAATAAAAAATACCGTAACGATTATCTCGACAGCTGCAATCCCGTTGCTAATATTGACGTTTGTCGGCTACGGCGTTTTCAAAAAGGTAAAAATTTACGAAGTATTTGTAGAAGGAGCTAAAGAAGGATTTAAAATCGCTGTTAAGATTATTCCGTACCTAGTTGCAATGCTGGTTGCAATCGGAATTTTCCGAGCGGGCGGCGCTCTCGACCTTTTTGTAAAAATTCTTTCGCCGGTGACGGATTTAATCGGTTTTCCGGCCGAGGCTCTGCCGATGGCATTAATGCGTCCTCTTTCGGGAAGCGGCTCGCTCGGCATTATGTCGGAAATTATTACGGTTCACGGCCCCGATTCGTTTATCGGTATTTTGGTCTCGACAATTATGGGAAGCACCGAGACCACATTTTATGTCCTGGCTCTCTATTTCGGCTCCGTAAATATTAAAAGAGCCCGTCACGCGGTTATTGCCGGCATAGCCGCCGATATTGCAGGAATTCTCGGAGCGCTTTTTATAGTAAAACTTTTATTCGGATAAAAAATGGCTAAAAAAATATTCATAACCAGTAAACTACCCGGAAAAATCGACAGATATTTGAGAGCAAAAGGGTTTACGGTCTCCGTTTATAACGGGAAAGAACCGATAACCAAAAACGAATTAATTAAAAAAGCTGCAAAAGCAAACGGCGTCATTTCGCTCCTTTCAGATAAAATTGACAGGGAAGTTTTAAGCGAATTGACCAATTGTAAAGTAATTGCAAATTACGCCGTCGGTTACAATAATATCGACGTTCGGTATGCAAAAGAGAAAGGAATTGTCGTTACAAATACGCCGGGCGTTCTGAGCGACGCTACAGCCGAATTGACAATCAGTTTAATTTTAGCATGCTCCAGACGTTTAATCGATGCAGAAAAATTTATGCGCGAAGGCAAATTCAAAGGATGGATGCCCGACTTGTTCCTTGGAACGGAATTGAAAGGAAAAACGGTTGGGATTGTCGGCGCAGGAGAAATAGGAACGGAAGTAGCGCGGAGAATAAACGCTTTCAAAACAAAGATCCTCTACTTTAACAGATCAAAAAATTCAATCGTCGAAGATGAATTTAAAGGGAAAAAAGTTAGTCTTAATTACCTGATGAAAAATTCGGATATAATTACCGTCCACCTCCCTTTGACGGCAGATACTTATCATATAATCGACCGGGAAAAACTCAAACTGATGAAAAAAAGCGCGATTATCGTAAACGTCGCGCGCGGCGAAGTAATCGATGAAAAGTATTTGATAGAATTATTGAAGAAGAAAAGAATAAAAGCGGCCGGGTTCGACGTCTATGAAAACGAACCCGATATCAATCCGGAATTGACTAAACTAAAAAACGTCGTTCTATTGCCGCATATCGGGAGCGCGACTACGGAAACAAGAGAAGCCATGGCTCTGCTGGCTGCTCGAAATGTTGAAGCGGCGCTGAAAGGCAAAAAGCCGATTACTCCGGTTAATTGATTTGTGGAATGAATCGTAAATAACTATTTTTACTTAAAATAAAAAAAAGTGTGCCTATGAGAATCGGAATACCGAAAGAAAAGCATTATGAAGAAAAGAGGGTAGCTCTGGCTCCGGCAGGAGTCAATACTCTGGTTAAATCCGGTCATACCGTTTTTATCGAAACCGGCGCCGGACTGGATAGTCATTTTACCGACGAAGAATACAGACAGGTGGGCGCAAATATTGTTTATTCCCCCGAAGAAGTTTATCAACGCTCCGATATGATTGTAAAGATTGCGCCTTTGACTGACGACGAAGCCGATTTGTTAAAAGACGAACAAATAATTTTTTCATTCTTGTATCTGGCGGTTAATAAAAAGAGCATTATCGAAAAACTTTTGAAAAAGAAAATCGTGGCAATAGCTTACGAATTAATCGAAAAGGGAGATCACCTGCCGGTGCTTCAATCGATGAGCGAAATAGCGGGACAGCTGGCAGTTCAAGCCGGCGAGCGATATCTCGGCAGCGACCATCCGATTGGAAGGGGAATATTATTGGGAGGCATTCCCGGAGTGGCTCCGGCGGCGGTAGTTATTTTAGGCGCCGGCGTTGTCGGATTTAACGCCGCCAGAACTGCATATTCGAGAGGCGCTCATGTTATAGTACTCGACAAAGATTTGAGGAGGCTTCAGAGGATTAACGACCTGATTTCCAAAAGCATTACCACCGTCGCTGCCAATGAATATACAATTGCAAGAGGTGTTAAATTTGCCGATCTGCTCATCGGCGCCGTCCAGATGAAAGCCGAAAAAACTCCGCATTTGATTTCGGAAGAGATGGTAAAAACGATGAAAAAAGGTTCCGTAATCGTGGACGTATCGATCGATCAGGGCGGCTGTGTCGAAACCAGTCGACCGACTTCAATCTCCGACCCTATTTACGTAATGCACGATGTAATTCATTATTGCGTGCCTAATATGCCCGCTTTTGTTTCGAGATCGGCTTCGTACGGTCTTACGAATGCGGCAATCGAATATATACTCGAAATTGCCGACAACGGACTTTCGAGAGCTTTATTGAGCGATACCGGGCTTTCAAAAGGAGTTTGCACTTTTAACGGCTTTTGTTCGAATGAAAACATTGCGGACGTTTACGGACTCGAATTCAGAAGATTACACATTTTCCCAACTAATTAAATTGGGTGTCTTATGACATTAGAACAAACAAGCATAAATAAAACTTCCGGCGCTCCGTGGATCAGTAAATACACTTCAAAGCTTGTAAGCGCCGACGAAGCCGTCAAGGTGATCAAGAGCGGAGATAAGATTATTATTCAGCCGGGATGCGCGGCGCCTTTGAACTTAATTAATGCAATGGTTAAAAGAAAAGATGAATTGTTCGGCGTTGAAATTTATCATATTCTCGTTGTAGGAAATCTGCCTTATACTGAACCGGGAATGGAAAAACATTTCAAGCACAAAGCCTTTTTTATCGGTCATAATACAAGAAGAGCCGTAAACGAAGGACGCGCGGAATTTATTCCTATTTTTCTTTCCGAAGTAACGCTTCTTTTCAAGAGGGGAGTATTGCAGGCGGACGTGGCTATGATTCACGTTTCTCCGCCCGACGAACACGGTTTTTGCAGTTATGGTATCGATGTCGGCAATATTAAAACTCCCGCCGAAAAAGCTAAAATTGTTATTGCCCAGGTTAACAAACAAATGCCGAGAGGTTTGGGCAACAGTTTTATTCACATCAATAAAATCGATTATATCGTTGAAGTCGACGAGCCGTTGCAGGAACTGCCTCAGGTAGACCCGAACGCTTCTAAGGAAGAACTCGAAATTTACGATAAAATTGGCCGCAACGTTGCGAGCCTTATTGAGGACGGCTCGACTATTCAAATGGGGATCGGTTCGATTCCCGACGCTGTGCTCAGATACCTGCACGAAAAAAATGATTTGGGCGTTCACACGGAAATGTTTTCCGACGGACTTATAGAACTGATTGAAGAAGGAGTGGTAAACGGAGAAAAGAAAACTCTTCATCCCGGAAAAATTATTGCGGGATTTGTTCTCGGTACGAAAAAGTCGTATCGTTTTATCGATAACAATCCGATTTTCGAATTTCATCCGCAGGAATACGTAAACGACCCGTTTTTAATAGCCAAGAACAATAAAATGGTGGCAATCAATTCGGCAATCGAAATTGACCTTACGGGACAGATATGCGCCGACAGTATCGGGACAAAATTATACAGCGGTATTGGCGGACAGGTCGATTTTGTGCGAGGAGCAGCCAGGTCAGAAGGCGGTAAACCGATTATTGCGCTTCCGGCAGCGACGTCAAATATGAAGTTTTCTAAAATTGTGCCGACCCTTAAAGAAGGAGCCGGAGTTGTAACCTCGCGTGGCGACGTCCATTATGTGGTTACCGAATACGGAATTGCCGACCTCTTCGGTAAAACAATTCAGGAAAGGGCTCGCGCGTTAATTGAAATTGCTCATCCCGCTTTTAGGGACGAATTAACAGAATTTGCCAAAAAAACTTATCACATATGATTGCTGTTATCGGCGACATTCACGGCTGTTTCTTTACACTGAAAGCGCTGTACGAAAAAATTACAGAAAAATATCCGGGTATTGAAATTTATACCGTCGGCGATCTGGTTGACAGAGGCAATTTCAGTTACGACGTAATTAAATACGTTATTAAAAACAACATTAAAATTACTCCCGGTAATCACGACTACATGTTCTATCATTTCTTCAAAGATCCTTCGAGCGTATTTGCACGCTCGTGGTTTTTTAACGGCAACGAACCGACGCTTCTTTCTTATGAAGACCATCAGAAAGAAATGTTCGAACATATCGATTTTATAAAACAAGCGCCCCTCTATTATAATCTGGACGACTGTTTTATATCGCATGCCGGCATTTCGAGTAATTACGAAAAATATCTGCCGGAAAATTTCAGAGATAATCTCGAACTTCTGGCGCCGTTTATCAAAGCCGATATAAATACCGATAGGGGAGTAATGTGGACGCGCGATCCTCTCCTTAATTTGGGCAAACTCCAAATAGTCGGTCATACCAAACAACCGGACGTAACTTTTGTTGAAGATTCTAATGCGGTTTATATCGATACGGGCGCTTGCGTAGGAAACAAATTGAGCGCAGTTATTGTCGAAAAAAGTAACATTATCGATACTCTCGATGTTAAAACGGAATTGAAGGATATTATTTAGGGATTAGGTATTTGGATTGGGGAATAGGGGATTGATTGACTGTTGGAGGAAAATTGCCGGAAAAATTATTTAGCAGACGGATTGTAAAGTCAAAAAAAATTGCTAAATTTTGAACGAAAAAAAGGGGAGGTATATAGATTATTATTCTACTATTCTCGTAACTAATATGCAGGTTGAATATCTATTCCGGTAAAAAAAATATTCTGATTCGGGTAATAATCTTTATAGCCTTAAGCGGACTTGTTTCAACGGGATTCAAAATAGCCTCCCCGAAAGGCAATCAGACCAATCCGTATAGTACGTCAAATATTTTAAATTATGGGCATTCCGGATTAAAATTCCTTTCAATACCCGATTCCACCGAAAAAGGCGAAGAAGAACTGAGACGCGACACCTCCGTCGTCGAATTGTCCCGTAAGGATTCTCTGATTCTTAAAGCAAGGCAGGATTCGATCCGTCGAATTGATTCGCTCGCCGCAGATTCGACTGCGCGTATTAAATATTTCAGCGCCAAAAGAGACGATTATTACGTTGTTCTGTTCAGACCTAAAAGGAGGTATCCTTTATTTATAGAACCGTCGTCTTCCGTAGTTAAGAGGGTAGTGGAACTCGATTCCACCGGATCCAAAGTTATTATCAAAGAATTAATTGGAAATTATGAATACAGAATTTTACTCGAAATGTCGCTCGAGGATTACATAAATCTGCGGCTTGCCTCAATAACAAAAGACGAATGGGAAAAGCTGGCCTACAAGTACGAACTAAAAGATCAGAATAAAGATTTGAGTCAGCTTATAACCGACATTACCAATATCGAAATTCCGCTGCCGAGCAAATCGCTGTTCAGCATTTTCGGGCCCCCTAAAATAAACATTAAAATAGCCGGGGCGGTTGATATTCACGGCGCATGGCGCAACGAAACAACCGAAGGAATTACTACTTCGGCTCTGGGTAATACGCGAAACGAACCCGATTTCAGACAGCAGGTGCAAATAAATCTCAGCGGAACAATCGGAGACAAATTAAATATTGCTGCCGATTGGAACACGGAACGTACGTTTCAATACGAAAACCAACTGAAATTAAAATACACAGGTTACGAAGACGAAATAATTCAGAGTATCGAAGCGGGAAACGTATCGCTTCAAACTTCGCCGTTGATTGGCGGAAGCGAAGCACTTTTCGGTATCAAGGCTAATTTTCAATTGGGACCCTTGAAACTAACCGCTCTGGCTTCGCAGAAGAAAGGCGAAACTCAGGAAGTATCTGTCAGCGGCGGTTCGAAGTCGCAAGAATTCCAAATTCATGCTTACGATTATTCGCCTAATCACTTCTTTGTTCACGAAATTTATACCGACCCGAATTTAAAAGTCTTTAATCGTTATTTCAGTAAATTTATTCCCGAGGTAATCGATTCTCTCAGAATAAAAGAAATCGAAGTCTGGAAAACTTACACCGGTTTGTATAATCCGAACGAAAGAAAAGGACATGCTTTTATTGACTTGCGTCCGAGAAAAGCTAACGAGAAGTATGACGACTTGAGAAATACCCAAGAACAGACAATCAGCGGCGTGCAGGAAATAGGCGTCCGCTGGATAAAATTACAGGAAAATGTCGACTACGAAGTTCATCCTGAAACGGGCTTTATTAGTTTCAAAACTCAAATACAACAACAGGAAGCAGTGGCGGTAGCTTTCCGAAGAGAAGGTCCTTCCGCTTCTCCGAACGACGATATCTATTACGGCGAATTTCTTAAAGACGTAGCCGCCGATAGTTCGGCAAATATTGTGTTGCTCTTAGTCAAACCCCCTAACCTTCAGCCTCAATTTAAAAAAGCCTGGAAACTTCAACTAAAAAATATTTACGCTATCGGCGGAAGAGAAATTAACAAGGAAGGTTTCAAACTCGATATAAAATATCAGTTCGAAGGAGGAGAGGCTCAGAGCGATTACAACGGAATTAAATTAATACAGGCGTTCGGATTCGATAAAACCGACGAAAGCGGAACCGGAGGACCGGACGGAGCATTTGATTTTATTCCGAGTAAAACAATTATAAAATCGACCGGCGAAATAATCTTTCCTGTTCTCGAACCGTTCGGGGAAGATTTACCGTCGGATTTGCCTTCGGAGTTGCGTTACGACGCAGTCTACGACACTACCGTCAATTTTGCCCGACAGGACAGAGCCAAAGATAAATTTTTGATTACGGGCGAATATACCGCTTCGGTAACTTCTTCATACAACATCGGTTTTAATGTTGTCGAAAATTCGGTAAAAGTACTTTTGAACGGCAAT comes from Melioribacter roseus P3M-2 and encodes:
- the ald gene encoding alanine dehydrogenase, whose translation is MRIGIPKEKHYEEKRVALAPAGVNTLVKSGHTVFIETGAGLDSHFTDEEYRQVGANIVYSPEEVYQRSDMIVKIAPLTDDEADLLKDEQIIFSFLYLAVNKKSIIEKLLKKKIVAIAYELIEKGDHLPVLQSMSEIAGQLAVQAGERYLGSDHPIGRGILLGGIPGVAPAAVVILGAGVVGFNAARTAYSRGAHVIVLDKDLRRLQRINDLISKSITTVAANEYTIARGVKFADLLIGAVQMKAEKTPHLISEEMVKTMKKGSVIVDVSIDQGGCVETSRPTSISDPIYVMHDVIHYCVPNMPAFVSRSASYGLTNAAIEYILEIADNGLSRALLSDTGLSKGVCTFNGFCSNENIADVYGLEFRRLHIFPTN
- a CDS encoding nucleoside recognition domain-containing protein encodes the protein MLNYIWLALLSIGIASAVIYDLSDYRENKYMNRIELPAYFVRSGESEGKGELIIPKDTYSKFYRAEIEKDIKNKIDYKPAKGKNNYNIKITIDEDDPELWKEIAAANGDKIDITGKLVFNNVKVSDTAEVYIRLEEVSFLKLKNVTNAAIDYASTAVNISLGLIGIMAMWLGLMKIAEEAGLIRKIAILIKPLTKFLFPEVPPDHPAIGSIIMNISANMLGLGNAATPFGLKAMEELDALNDKKGTATNAMCMFLAINTAGLTLIPATAIAVRAAAGSNEPAIIIGTSFFGALCATIAGITTAKVFEYVSKGNADLKSFIKPLFFFLLLIGMTVILFLNGLSPEAIKNTVTIISTAAIPLLILTFVGYGVFKKVKIYEVFVEGAKEGFKIAVKIIPYLVAMLVAIGIFRAGGALDLFVKILSPVTDLIGFPAEALPMALMRPLSGSGSLGIMSEIITVHGPDSFIGILVSTIMGSTETTFYVLALYFGSVNIKRARHAVIAGIAADIAGILGALFIVKLLFG
- a CDS encoding acetyl-CoA hydrolase/transferase family protein; amino-acid sequence: MTLEQTSINKTSGAPWISKYTSKLVSADEAVKVIKSGDKIIIQPGCAAPLNLINAMVKRKDELFGVEIYHILVVGNLPYTEPGMEKHFKHKAFFIGHNTRRAVNEGRAEFIPIFLSEVTLLFKRGVLQADVAMIHVSPPDEHGFCSYGIDVGNIKTPAEKAKIVIAQVNKQMPRGLGNSFIHINKIDYIVEVDEPLQELPQVDPNASKEELEIYDKIGRNVASLIEDGSTIQMGIGSIPDAVLRYLHEKNDLGVHTEMFSDGLIELIEEGVVNGEKKTLHPGKIIAGFVLGTKKSYRFIDNNPIFEFHPQEYVNDPFLIAKNNKMVAINSAIEIDLTGQICADSIGTKLYSGIGGQVDFVRGAARSEGGKPIIALPAATSNMKFSKIVPTLKEGAGVVTSRGDVHYVVTEYGIADLFGKTIQERARALIEIAHPAFRDELTEFAKKTYHI
- a CDS encoding metallophosphoesterase — encoded protein: MIAVIGDIHGCFFTLKALYEKITEKYPGIEIYTVGDLVDRGNFSYDVIKYVIKNNIKITPGNHDYMFYHFFKDPSSVFARSWFFNGNEPTLLSYEDHQKEMFEHIDFIKQAPLYYNLDDCFISHAGISSNYEKYLPENFRDNLELLAPFIKADINTDRGVMWTRDPLLNLGKLQIVGHTKQPDVTFVEDSNAVYIDTGACVGNKLSAVIVEKSNIIDTLDVKTELKDII
- a CDS encoding 2-hydroxyacid dehydrogenase — protein: MAKKIFITSKLPGKIDRYLRAKGFTVSVYNGKEPITKNELIKKAAKANGVISLLSDKIDREVLSELTNCKVIANYAVGYNNIDVRYAKEKGIVVTNTPGVLSDATAELTISLILACSRRLIDAEKFMREGKFKGWMPDLFLGTELKGKTVGIVGAGEIGTEVARRINAFKTKILYFNRSKNSIVEDEFKGKKVSLNYLMKNSDIITVHLPLTADTYHIIDREKLKLMKKSAIIVNVARGEVIDEKYLIELLKKKRIKAAGFDVYENEPDINPELTKLKNVVLLPHIGSATTETREAMALLAARNVEAALKGKKPITPVN